Proteins found in one Corynebacterium zhongnanshanii genomic segment:
- a CDS encoding Rne/Rng family ribonuclease — protein MATFSPEFAAAAAELHRDTIAEKERVHAIARQLGVRSAELAEMFASVGVAGKKPMSAVTREQIIQLLDAAAAAGDGEKAEVKAEAKPQAKPKKQTKAKAKPRTKAKSKPETKAEAEPEAEAEEKPQENQRDAEKPAESQAEVPQEEEAAEESSPVAGAPLEDVPTESEDESDGGEAERDGEQEGEQDSAPRATRRRVRRVVRRVGSARASGAESAEDAESDEEPREAAQKTAAKKSTTKKTTAKKSATKKTTEKKSLGAKTSAPKPAPKPAPKPAAKKAAAKKSDQLHPAERDESDVVDEPVRLKRSTRLESQRKWRAENRGQKRTVSRSEFLARRESVERQMVVRDSHRTDREGLTTQVGVVEDGMLVEHFVTSETQNSMVGNVYLGRVQNVLGSMEAAFIDIGTGRNAVLYASELNWHLDHLHSKSRKIEQALQPGDHILVQVIKDPLGHKGARLTSRISFAGRYLVYFPGGTTAGISRKLPEDERRRLKSILSKVVPEPGGAIIRTAAENVTEEQIAEDVNRLHEIWQRVTHEEKKARENKNGQPVALYEEPNMLIKVVRDIFNEDFSELLVDGEKSWKTVRDYVHRLAPELKKRVRKWNPAQHGGEDVFAALHLDEQLTKALARKVWLPSGGHLIIDRTEAMTVIDVNTGSFVGRGGDLEETLTQNNLEAAEEIVRQMRLRDIGGMIVVDFIDMVLEENQDLVLRRLTEYLGRDRTHHKVGEVTSLGLVQITRKRQGTGLLETFSTVCEACEGRGIIIHADPVDHDEDADQDRGHRRDHGNRKERQQAKRQQREREERAAAREDSQGELQRDTRRRDASDDDVHSIVERAVSIADRDDPDEPSGADYVAPSESNASASADEETSGAKKRGTRRGGRRTRRVVRSHAEPAESASESAVEGHGRDDEAAARDAQTDYGSDAVLTYEEAKRIFEQSPRRQRRTRGNSRSDVAPRREDFEDAEPVPAPEKKQDAEQKGSAQQESEQATAAGGSRGRRRRVVRKHTTAKSSRAAEKPAAEKQAAHKPVEEKPAAEKPADAEEKAPQKKAQTGTRRRVRRVVRRSK, from the coding sequence GTGGCGACTTTTAGCCCGGAATTCGCGGCAGCAGCCGCAGAACTACATAGAGACACCATTGCAGAGAAGGAACGCGTTCACGCTATTGCGCGACAGTTGGGTGTGCGTTCGGCCGAGTTGGCTGAGATGTTCGCGTCCGTGGGGGTGGCTGGCAAAAAGCCGATGTCCGCAGTGACGCGGGAGCAGATCATCCAACTGTTGGACGCGGCGGCCGCTGCTGGTGATGGTGAGAAGGCTGAGGTTAAGGCTGAGGCTAAGCCACAGGCGAAGCCGAAGAAGCAGACCAAGGCCAAGGCGAAGCCGCGGACGAAGGCGAAGTCTAAGCCAGAGACAAAGGCTGAAGCGGAGCCGGAGGCGGAAGCCGAGGAGAAGCCCCAGGAGAATCAGCGCGACGCTGAGAAGCCTGCGGAGTCCCAGGCTGAAGTACCTCAGGAAGAGGAGGCTGCGGAGGAATCATCTCCCGTCGCGGGCGCTCCGTTGGAGGACGTTCCTACCGAAAGCGAGGACGAGAGCGACGGGGGAGAGGCCGAGAGAGACGGCGAGCAGGAAGGCGAGCAGGACAGCGCGCCACGTGCTACGCGGCGGCGTGTGCGCAGGGTAGTGCGCCGAGTAGGCTCCGCCCGTGCCTCGGGTGCTGAGAGCGCCGAAGACGCTGAGTCCGACGAGGAGCCTCGCGAGGCTGCACAGAAAACTGCAGCGAAGAAGTCCACTACGAAGAAGACGACTGCGAAGAAGTCTGCGACGAAGAAGACCACCGAGAAGAAGTCGTTAGGGGCAAAAACTTCGGCACCGAAACCGGCACCGAAGCCGGCGCCAAAGCCCGCAGCGAAAAAGGCTGCGGCCAAGAAGTCTGACCAGCTGCACCCAGCCGAACGGGATGAGTCCGATGTGGTGGACGAGCCAGTACGCCTGAAGCGCTCCACCCGCCTGGAATCTCAGCGCAAGTGGAGGGCGGAGAACCGAGGACAGAAGCGCACGGTGAGCCGCTCAGAGTTCCTGGCGCGCCGTGAGTCTGTGGAACGTCAGATGGTGGTTCGGGATTCGCACCGCACCGATCGCGAGGGCCTGACAACCCAGGTCGGTGTGGTGGAAGATGGCATGCTGGTGGAACACTTTGTGACCAGTGAGACGCAGAACTCCATGGTGGGTAACGTCTACCTCGGCCGAGTGCAAAATGTTTTGGGCAGCATGGAAGCCGCCTTCATCGACATCGGCACCGGGCGAAATGCTGTGCTCTACGCCAGCGAGCTCAACTGGCACCTCGATCACCTGCACTCCAAGAGCCGCAAGATCGAGCAGGCCCTGCAGCCCGGCGACCACATCCTGGTTCAGGTCATCAAGGATCCGTTGGGCCACAAGGGTGCTCGCCTGACCAGCCGTATCAGCTTTGCTGGACGCTACCTGGTGTACTTCCCGGGCGGCACCACCGCCGGCATTAGCCGCAAGCTGCCTGAAGATGAGCGGCGTCGTCTCAAGAGCATCTTGAGCAAGGTCGTCCCGGAGCCAGGCGGCGCGATCATCCGCACCGCCGCGGAAAACGTGACGGAAGAACAGATCGCCGAGGATGTGAACCGTCTCCACGAGATCTGGCAGCGCGTGACCCACGAGGAGAAAAAGGCCCGCGAGAACAAAAACGGCCAGCCGGTGGCTCTGTACGAAGAGCCGAATATGCTCATCAAGGTTGTCCGTGACATCTTCAATGAGGACTTCAGCGAGCTGTTGGTGGACGGTGAGAAGTCCTGGAAGACTGTGCGGGATTATGTCCACCGCTTGGCACCGGAGTTGAAGAAGCGCGTGCGGAAGTGGAACCCTGCCCAGCACGGTGGCGAGGATGTCTTCGCAGCTCTGCACTTGGATGAGCAGCTCACCAAGGCGCTGGCACGCAAGGTGTGGCTGCCATCCGGCGGACACTTGATCATTGACCGCACCGAGGCGATGACCGTGATCGACGTGAACACCGGTAGCTTCGTGGGTCGTGGCGGTGACCTGGAGGAAACCCTCACCCAGAACAACCTGGAGGCCGCCGAAGAGATCGTTCGCCAGATGCGTCTGCGCGATATCGGCGGAATGATCGTGGTGGACTTCATCGATATGGTCCTGGAGGAAAACCAGGACTTGGTGCTGCGCCGCTTGACCGAGTACTTGGGACGCGACCGCACCCACCACAAGGTGGGTGAGGTGACGTCCCTGGGTCTGGTGCAGATCACCCGTAAGCGCCAGGGTACGGGCTTGCTGGAGACCTTCTCTACCGTCTGTGAGGCGTGTGAGGGCCGCGGCATCATCATCCATGCCGACCCCGTGGATCATGACGAGGATGCGGATCAGGATCGTGGTCACCGTCGCGATCACGGCAACCGCAAGGAGCGCCAGCAGGCGAAGCGTCAGCAGCGGGAGCGCGAGGAGCGGGCCGCGGCACGCGAGGACTCGCAGGGTGAGCTGCAGCGTGACACGCGCAGGCGGGACGCCTCTGACGATGACGTGCACTCCATCGTGGAGCGCGCAGTGTCCATCGCTGATCGTGATGACCCGGATGAGCCGTCGGGTGCTGACTACGTCGCTCCGTCCGAGTCGAACGCGTCTGCATCCGCTGATGAGGAAACGTCGGGCGCGAAGAAACGTGGGACGAGGCGCGGCGGGCGTCGAACTCGTCGCGTGGTCCGTAGCCACGCCGAACCTGCCGAATCCGCGTCGGAATCCGCCGTCGAGGGGCACGGACGTGACGATGAGGCTGCGGCGAGGGATGCGCAGACCGATTATGGGTCCGACGCCGTGCTCACGTACGAGGAGGCGAAGAGGATTTTCGAACAGTCTCCTCGTCGCCAGCGCCGCACCCGCGGCAACTCTCGTTCCGATGTAGCGCCGCGCCGGGAGGACTTCGAGGACGCGGAGCCTGTGCCAGCGCCTGAGAAGAAGCAGGACGCCGAACAGAAGGGCTCCGCGCAACAGGAGTCCGAGCAGGCCACGGCAGCTGGTGGTTCGCGCGGTCGTCGGCGCAGGGTTGTGCGCAAGCACACCACGGCCAAGTCTTCCCGTGCAGCGGAAAAGCCGGCCGCTGAAAAACAGGCTGCTCACAAGCCAGTTGAGGAGAAGCCGGCCGCTGAAAAACCAGCTGACGCAGAGGAGAAAGCGCCTCAGAAAAAGGCCCAGACGGGTACTCGCCGCCGCGTGCGGAGAGTAGTGCGTCGAAGCAAGTAA
- the rplU gene encoding 50S ribosomal protein L21, whose product MYAIVKTGGKQYKVAEGDLVKVEKIEGEPGSSVALTPVLVVDGANVTTGDKLASASVNAEIVEHVRGPKIRGMHYRNKTGYKRRFGHRQALTVLKVTGIK is encoded by the coding sequence ATGTACGCGATCGTCAAGACCGGCGGAAAGCAGTACAAGGTTGCCGAAGGTGACCTCGTTAAGGTCGAGAAGATCGAGGGTGAGCCAGGTTCGTCCGTGGCTCTGACCCCGGTTCTCGTCGTTGATGGCGCTAACGTCACCACTGGTGACAAGCTCGCGTCCGCAAGCGTGAACGCCGAAATCGTAGAGCACGTCCGTGGACCAAAGATCCGCGGCATGCACTACCGCAACAAGACTGGTTACAAGCGCCGCTTCGGCCACCGCCAGGCCCTCACGGTCCTGAAGGTAACCGGTATCAAGTAA
- the rpmA gene encoding 50S ribosomal protein L27, with protein sequence MAHKKGASSSNNGRDSESKRLGVKRFGGQQVKAGEILIRQRGTSFHPGENVGRGGDDTLFALKAGAVQFSTRRNRRLVNIVESEAAEA encoded by the coding sequence ATGGCACACAAGAAGGGTGCTTCCAGCTCCAACAACGGTCGTGACTCCGAGTCCAAGCGTCTCGGTGTGAAGCGCTTCGGCGGTCAGCAGGTTAAGGCAGGCGAGATCTTGATCCGTCAGCGCGGAACCTCTTTCCACCCAGGTGAGAACGTTGGCCGCGGCGGAGACGATACTCTGTTCGCACTGAAGGCCGGCGCTGTTCAGTTCTCCACTCGTCGTAACCGTCGACTGGTGAACATCGTTGAAAGCGAGGCTGCTGAGGCCTAA
- the obgE gene encoding GTPase ObgE — translation MSPQFVDRVVLHLQAGDGGHGCASVRREKFVPLGGPDGGNGGHGGDIILEVSPQVHTLLDFHFHPHIKSKRGNNGAGDHRHGARGEDLVLQVPEGTVVLDSRGEVLADLTGMGTRMIVAEGGHGGLGNAALASKSRKAPGFALLGEPGEAKDITLELKSMADVGLVGFPSAGKSSLISVLSAAKPKIADYPFTTLAPNLGVVHQGHEVFTIADVPGLIPGASQGKGLGLDFLRHIERTAVLAHVVDAANLESDRNPVDDIKALEHELASYQSELATDSGLGDLSERPRVIILNKLDIPEAEEMVELQEEELKEFGWPIFRISTVARRGLKELTFALLEIVKEHRKNHPMVSAKPAQVITPKGVRGKRGGRFAEFEVAKDPEFPDAFVVTGEKVERWVRQTDFENDEAIGYLADRLAKAGVENELYKAGAQEGSEVTIGEITFEWDPQTAAGVDLMRSGRGTDQRLEQNTRSSAQERKRASQVRRGLIDEVRYDDDEVADTQRWEG, via the coding sequence ATGTCACCTCAGTTTGTTGACCGAGTCGTTCTGCACCTGCAGGCCGGCGACGGCGGACATGGATGTGCATCCGTCCGCCGCGAGAAGTTCGTGCCTCTAGGTGGCCCAGACGGCGGCAACGGAGGACACGGCGGCGACATCATCCTGGAAGTGTCCCCCCAGGTACACACCCTGCTGGATTTTCACTTCCACCCGCACATTAAGTCCAAGCGCGGTAATAACGGCGCAGGCGACCACCGTCACGGCGCCCGCGGAGAGGACCTGGTGCTCCAGGTTCCGGAGGGGACCGTGGTCTTGGATTCCCGGGGAGAGGTGCTCGCCGATCTGACGGGCATGGGTACCCGGATGATCGTCGCTGAGGGTGGGCATGGAGGCCTGGGTAATGCCGCGCTGGCGTCGAAATCCCGAAAGGCGCCAGGATTCGCCCTGCTGGGGGAGCCCGGCGAGGCCAAGGACATCACGCTGGAGCTGAAGTCCATGGCGGACGTGGGGCTTGTGGGATTCCCGTCGGCAGGGAAGAGCTCGCTGATTTCCGTGCTGTCCGCGGCGAAGCCGAAGATCGCGGATTACCCTTTTACCACGCTCGCCCCGAACCTGGGCGTGGTCCATCAGGGCCACGAGGTATTCACCATTGCCGACGTTCCGGGGCTGATCCCGGGAGCCTCCCAGGGCAAGGGGCTGGGCCTGGACTTCCTGCGGCACATTGAGCGCACCGCCGTGCTGGCCCACGTGGTGGATGCAGCGAACCTGGAGTCCGACCGCAACCCGGTGGATGACATCAAGGCCCTGGAGCACGAGCTGGCGAGCTACCAGTCCGAACTGGCCACCGATTCCGGCCTGGGTGACTTGAGCGAACGCCCCCGCGTGATCATCCTCAACAAGCTGGACATTCCCGAGGCCGAAGAGATGGTGGAGCTTCAGGAAGAGGAGCTCAAGGAGTTCGGTTGGCCGATCTTCCGCATCTCCACGGTGGCGCGGCGCGGCTTGAAGGAACTGACGTTTGCGCTGCTGGAGATCGTGAAGGAACACCGCAAGAACCACCCCATGGTCTCTGCGAAACCCGCACAGGTCATCACGCCGAAGGGAGTTCGTGGCAAGCGCGGCGGACGCTTTGCGGAGTTCGAGGTGGCCAAGGACCCGGAGTTCCCGGACGCATTCGTGGTCACGGGCGAGAAGGTGGAGCGCTGGGTGCGCCAGACGGACTTCGAGAACGACGAAGCGATCGGTTACCTTGCCGATCGCCTGGCCAAGGCCGGGGTGGAGAACGAGCTGTACAAGGCCGGTGCCCAGGAGGGCTCCGAGGTGACCATCGGGGAGATTACCTTCGAGTGGGATCCGCAGACGGCCGCGGGTGTGGATCTGATGCGTTCTGGGCGCGGAACCGACCAGCGCCTGGAGCAGAACACCCGAAGCTCTGCGCAGGAGCGTAAGCGTGCCTCCCAGGTGCGTCGTGGTCTGATCGATGAGGTGCGCTACGACGATGACGAAGTGGCCGATACTCAACGTTGGGAAGGCTAA
- the proB gene encoding glutamate 5-kinase has protein sequence MGHSSDVRRDISHARRLVVKIGSSSLTDADGLVNPARIDTIADALEARMDKGTDLIVVSSGAVACGMGPLQLNQRPTDLATKQAAASVGQVLLAQEWARSFARYGRTIGQVLLTAADASERDRARNAQRTIDRLRQLKAVPIVNENDTVATSEMRFGDNDRLAALVSHLAFADALVLLSDVDGLYDRNPVEPGARFIAEVKSSKDLQGVAAGDGGRLGTGGMAAKVTAARLASRAGVPVLLTSTENIGAALDGADVGTCFWPDQDRLSAWKFWVLYAADTAGRLHVDAGAVKAIAENHKSLLPVGITKVEGSFEQGQIVEIIGPDGALVGRGEAAYDASMMDGMIGKPTSELPDFAQRPAVHADYMSTYSNRQVLR, from the coding sequence ATGGGGCATAGCTCCGATGTTCGCCGTGATATCTCCCACGCGCGCCGTTTGGTGGTGAAGATTGGATCGTCGTCCTTGACCGATGCGGATGGCTTGGTCAATCCTGCGCGTATCGATACTATTGCCGACGCCCTTGAGGCGCGCATGGACAAGGGTACCGATTTGATTGTGGTCTCCTCTGGTGCGGTGGCCTGCGGCATGGGTCCACTGCAGCTCAACCAGAGGCCAACGGATCTGGCGACGAAGCAGGCCGCGGCCTCTGTGGGGCAGGTGCTGTTGGCCCAGGAGTGGGCGCGTAGTTTTGCCCGCTATGGCCGCACCATTGGCCAGGTATTGCTCACCGCGGCCGATGCGTCTGAGCGTGACCGTGCCCGTAATGCACAGCGCACCATTGATCGACTGCGCCAGCTGAAGGCCGTGCCTATCGTGAATGAGAACGATACGGTGGCCACGTCCGAAATGCGCTTTGGCGATAACGATCGCCTGGCGGCCCTGGTATCCCACCTGGCCTTCGCTGATGCGCTGGTGCTGCTCAGTGACGTGGATGGCCTGTATGACCGCAACCCCGTGGAGCCAGGGGCGCGTTTCATCGCAGAAGTAAAGTCCTCCAAGGACTTGCAGGGGGTTGCGGCAGGTGACGGCGGACGCCTGGGCACCGGCGGCATGGCCGCAAAGGTGACCGCGGCACGCCTGGCCTCTCGAGCGGGTGTGCCTGTGCTGCTGACCTCCACGGAAAACATCGGTGCTGCGCTGGACGGTGCTGATGTGGGAACCTGTTTCTGGCCCGACCAGGATCGCCTGAGCGCGTGGAAGTTCTGGGTGCTGTATGCGGCGGATACCGCAGGCCGTCTGCACGTGGACGCCGGCGCGGTGAAGGCCATCGCTGAAAATCACAAGTCCCTGCTTCCTGTGGGAATCACCAAGGTAGAGGGAAGTTTTGAGCAGGGTCAGATTGTGGAAATAATCGGCCCTGACGGTGCCCTGGTGGGTCGCGGTGAGGCGGCCTATGATGCCAGCATGATGGACGGCATGATCGGTAAGCCCACCAGTGAATTGCCGGACTTTGCCCAGCGCCCAGCGGTCCATGCTGACTACATGTCCACCTACTCCAATCGCCAGGTCCTCCGATAG
- a CDS encoding glutamate-5-semialdehyde dehydrogenase, producing MTDTQNLSPEREAERAEVLAKAEKAQEVSQTVLLSTVQKNELLTAAADALESHSAEVLEANEKDIAAGRERGFAESLIDRLALDEARIQGIAGGLRQVVGLADPVGEIVRGSTRPNGLQLKQVRVPLGVMGMVYEARPNVTVDAFGLAIKSGNVPLLRGSKSARHTNEKLVEILQNVAESQGYPREIVQLLPCETHDSVQDLITARGLVDLVIPRGGAGLINAVVTGATVPTIETGTGKCHFYIDASAKVDEAIELVINGKTRRCSVCNATETLLLDAALPDEDKKRVLAALQDAGVTLHGEKDQLDSLADNVVQAEESDWADEYLSFDIAVAIVDGVEDAVKHIRTFSTKHTEGISAQSYEVTRYFETFVDAAAISINTSTAWTDGEMFGFGAEIGISTQKLHARGPMGLPELTSTKWVVSGNGQVRP from the coding sequence ATGACTGATACACAGAATCTGTCCCCTGAACGTGAAGCTGAACGTGCGGAGGTGTTGGCCAAGGCCGAGAAGGCTCAAGAGGTAAGCCAAACGGTTCTGCTATCGACGGTGCAGAAGAACGAGCTTCTTACTGCTGCCGCGGACGCTCTGGAATCTCACTCCGCTGAGGTTCTCGAAGCTAACGAGAAGGACATCGCCGCTGGCCGCGAGCGCGGTTTCGCCGAGTCCCTCATTGACCGCCTGGCATTGGACGAGGCTCGCATCCAGGGCATCGCCGGAGGTCTGCGCCAGGTGGTGGGCCTGGCTGATCCCGTGGGTGAGATCGTTCGCGGATCCACCCGCCCGAATGGCCTGCAGCTCAAGCAGGTGCGCGTGCCGCTGGGTGTGATGGGCATGGTCTACGAGGCTCGCCCGAACGTGACCGTGGACGCCTTCGGCCTTGCCATTAAGTCCGGCAATGTTCCGCTGCTGCGTGGTTCGAAGTCCGCGCGCCACACGAACGAGAAGTTGGTGGAGATCCTCCAGAACGTGGCCGAGTCCCAGGGTTACCCGCGCGAGATTGTGCAGCTGCTGCCGTGCGAGACGCACGACTCGGTGCAGGATCTGATCACCGCCCGCGGCCTGGTGGATCTGGTGATCCCACGCGGAGGTGCAGGCCTGATCAACGCCGTGGTGACGGGTGCCACCGTTCCTACCATCGAGACCGGAACCGGTAAGTGCCACTTCTACATCGACGCCTCGGCCAAGGTGGATGAGGCCATCGAGCTGGTGATCAACGGTAAGACCCGACGCTGCTCTGTCTGCAACGCCACGGAGACCCTGTTGCTGGATGCTGCCCTGCCGGACGAGGACAAGAAGCGCGTTCTTGCTGCCCTCCAGGACGCGGGTGTGACCCTGCACGGCGAGAAGGACCAGCTGGATTCCCTGGCTGACAACGTGGTGCAGGCCGAGGAGTCCGACTGGGCCGATGAGTACCTGAGCTTCGACATTGCGGTGGCGATCGTGGACGGTGTGGAGGATGCCGTGAAGCACATCCGCACGTTCTCCACGAAGCACACTGAGGGAATCTCCGCGCAAAGCTACGAGGTCACGCGCTACTTCGAGACTTTTGTGGACGCGGCCGCTATCTCCATCAACACCTCCACCGCGTGGACGGATGGCGAGATGTTCGGCTTTGGAGCAGAGATCGGTATTTCCACTCAGAAGCTCCACGCTCGTGGACCGATGGGCTTGCCGGAGCTGACCTCCACGAAGTGGGTTGTCAGCGGTAACGGCCAGGTACGCCCATAA
- a CDS encoding YwiC-like family protein → MRPSATARTSTNTSTDAHRRRRPAKRSARRGINPWVPNQHGAWAMLIVPILVGFITGITTSPDLGNPVRWLLWIAIMTAWVLGYFTFFAFGLWFKTSSPARKQTYATPLVTYGAITAVAALSALVIMPSLLWWAIAFLPLVTVALVEIYRRRPRSVASGISTTLASSLLYPVMVSAGGSVPLPQFFSDAQPDIWTATAMIALYFTGTIFYVKSIIREKGNARFYRVSMGYHWLALALALVMSAYSLTRTGYQWMPALGLIVMTLSLARAITVPPQAAANPKKWTPKFAGMKEMPYVLLLTLGCGLTLVA, encoded by the coding sequence ATGAGACCCTCAGCCACCGCTCGCACCTCAACGAACACTTCCACGGACGCACACCGTCGGCGTCGACCCGCGAAACGCTCCGCACGTCGTGGCATCAACCCGTGGGTCCCCAATCAGCACGGCGCCTGGGCCATGCTCATCGTGCCCATCCTCGTCGGCTTCATTACCGGCATCACTACCAGCCCTGACCTCGGCAATCCGGTCCGCTGGCTCCTCTGGATCGCCATCATGACCGCGTGGGTTCTCGGCTACTTCACCTTCTTCGCCTTCGGTCTGTGGTTCAAAACCTCCTCGCCCGCGCGCAAGCAAACCTACGCCACTCCCCTCGTGACCTACGGCGCCATCACTGCCGTGGCAGCGCTCAGCGCACTCGTCATCATGCCGAGCCTGCTCTGGTGGGCTATCGCCTTCCTACCCCTGGTCACGGTCGCCCTGGTGGAAATCTATCGCCGTCGGCCGAGAAGCGTGGCGTCGGGTATTTCCACGACCCTGGCGAGTTCCCTGCTCTATCCCGTCATGGTCAGTGCGGGCGGTAGCGTCCCCCTCCCCCAATTTTTTTCCGACGCCCAGCCCGACATCTGGACAGCCACCGCCATGATCGCCCTGTATTTCACCGGCACGATCTTCTATGTGAAATCCATCATCCGCGAGAAGGGAAACGCCCGATTCTATCGCGTATCCATGGGCTATCACTGGCTCGCGCTGGCGTTAGCGCTGGTCATGAGCGCGTATTCGCTCACGCGAACGGGCTACCAGTGGATGCCGGCGCTGGGGCTGATCGTGATGACGCTGTCTCTGGCACGCGCGATCACGGTTCCCCCGCAGGCCGCGGCTAACCCAAAAAAATGGACCCCAAAGTTCGCAGGAATGAAGGAAATGCCCTATGTTCTCCTGCTCACTCTGGGGTGTGGACTCACTCTCGTGGCCTAG
- the nadD gene encoding nicotinate-nucleotide adenylyltransferase has protein sequence MRSRIGIMGGTFDPIHNGHLVAGSEVADLFDLDLVYYVPTGQPWQKKSLRVSPAEDRYLMTVIATASNPRFETSRVDIDREGDTFTIDTLRDIRAIHPDAELFFITGADALDKIVTWRDWENMFDLANFIGVTRPGYELPTVDPNDPDAPETPLHHELREGRLRLVEIPAMAISSTDIRQRAAEGRPVWYLVPDGVVQYIAKHGMYSTR, from the coding sequence ATGCGCAGTCGAATCGGGATCATGGGCGGAACATTCGACCCCATCCACAACGGGCACCTTGTTGCAGGAAGTGAAGTAGCAGACCTCTTCGACCTGGACCTCGTCTACTACGTGCCCACTGGGCAGCCGTGGCAGAAGAAGAGCCTTCGCGTCTCCCCGGCCGAAGACCGCTACCTCATGACCGTCATCGCCACGGCCAGCAACCCCCGCTTTGAAACCTCGCGCGTGGACATCGACCGCGAGGGGGACACCTTCACCATTGACACCCTCCGGGACATCCGAGCCATCCACCCGGACGCGGAACTGTTCTTCATCACGGGAGCGGACGCCCTGGATAAGATCGTGACCTGGCGCGACTGGGAAAACATGTTTGACCTCGCCAACTTCATCGGCGTGACCCGGCCGGGCTACGAACTGCCGACCGTTGACCCCAACGACCCCGACGCCCCGGAAACCCCACTGCACCACGAGCTACGCGAAGGGCGGCTGCGCCTCGTGGAAATCCCCGCGATGGCCATCAGCTCCACCGACATACGCCAACGCGCCGCCGAGGGGCGGCCCGTGTGGTACCTCGTGCCCGACGGGGTGGTCCAGTACATCGCAAAACACGGCATGTACAGCACGCGCTAG
- the rsfS gene encoding ribosome silencing factor, with product MTATAESIHIAGIAARAASDKLAEDILVIDVSQRLAITDCFVVASGDNERQVNAIVDEVEDQLSDEGFKPTRREGRGEGHWVLLDYGSIVVHVQRKQEREFYALDRLWADAPQIEVEGVEQVERSEVWSDDTSIDILDATSVDDLPLAGPTPDTDEL from the coding sequence TTGACTGCCACCGCAGAATCTATCCACATCGCAGGCATTGCCGCACGCGCTGCCTCCGACAAGCTCGCTGAAGACATCCTGGTGATCGACGTCTCCCAGCGCCTCGCCATTACCGACTGTTTCGTTGTTGCCTCCGGCGACAACGAACGCCAGGTCAACGCCATCGTTGACGAAGTGGAAGATCAGCTGTCCGACGAAGGCTTCAAGCCCACCCGCCGCGAAGGCCGCGGCGAAGGCCACTGGGTTCTGCTGGACTACGGCTCCATTGTTGTGCACGTCCAGCGCAAGCAGGAACGTGAGTTCTATGCCCTGGACCGCCTGTGGGCAGACGCCCCACAGATCGAGGTTGAGGGCGTGGAGCAGGTAGAGCGCTCCGAGGTGTGGTCTGACGACACCTCCATCGACATCCTGGACGCCACCAGCGTGGACGACCTCCCGCTGGCAGGTCCCACCCCGGACACGGACGAGCTCTAG